One Vicia villosa cultivar HV-30 ecotype Madison, WI linkage group LG5, Vvil1.0, whole genome shotgun sequence genomic window, GGTGCTCCAAGTGCAAGACTTTCTATCTACAAGGCCTGTTGGTTTGGATTTTGCAGCGATGCTGATGTTCTTTCCGCTATCGATGATGCCATTCATGACGGTGTTGACATACTTTCCCTCTCCTTTGGTCCTAATCCTCCGCAGCCAAACTACTTCGAGGACGCAGTCAGTGTCGGAGCATTCCATGCATTCCAAAAGGGAATTCTTGTTTCTGCTTCTGCAGGAAACTCAGTTTTTCCTCGAACGGCTTGCAATGTTGCTCCTTGGATCCTCACTGTTGCTGCTAGCTCGTTAGATAGAGAATTCAGTTCAAATATCTACCTTGGTAACTCAAAAGTTTTGAAGGTGAAATTTATAGCACAAACCATTTATAAATATGCATGTAATACATACGATTTTAAATAGCGGTTACGGTTGTGGCTGCATCGTGATCCCTTAAGACATGTTTATGTTCCTTCAGGGTTTTTCTCTAAATCCAATAAAAATGGAGAGTTTTCATGGTTTGATATATGGAAGTGCAGCTGCAGCTTCTGGAGTTCCAGCAACAAATGCTAGGTATATCATAACACAAAAACTTCATTGGTGATAATTACAAGTTACGAGCCGATTTTTTAGGATTGAGTTAAGCCTAACACAAATTCTTTGATCTGTTTTGTTACCAGCTTCTGCAAGAGTAATACTCTCGATCCTACCTTAATCAACGGAAAAATTGTTATCTGCACAATTGAAACATTCATTGACaatagagaagaaaaatccatCATAGTAAAGCAAGGTGGTGGTGTTGGAATGATACTTATTGACCATAATGCCAAAGAAGTTGGTTTTCAGTTTGTCATCCCAAGCACTATTATCGGTCAAGATGCTGTAGAAGAGCTTCAAGCATACATAAACACAGATAAGTGAGTTTTGAAAAAAATCTCCAATATGGAAGTTAGTCGCACTTTGATCAGAGCCGTCTCAATTTTTCGGAGATCCTGTGTAGATTAGTCACAGTTTAACCATGACAAAGTAAATAGATGCCCTATTTAACTATAGTTTAACTCTGATAAACATTTTATGAGGCCCTATTAGTTATGGTTTAACCGTGATAAATTTTGAACTCTGTGCGGTAGCCCGCCTTACACGCCCTCACAGACGGTCCTGTCCTAACTTTGATGACGTCAAAAAGATTGATTAGGGAAATTTTGGTTCTAATGCTTTTTCTATTTTTAGGAACCCTATTGCTAAAATCATCCCAACAATAACTGTTGTTGGTACCAAACCTGCTCCAGAAGTTGCAGCTTTTTCTTCCATGGGGCCAAATATAATAACACCAGATATTATCAAGGCAAGTTTATACATTGGACTATGAATTAAGTGCTTAtaaaataagttgaaaacaaCTTATGAATCCTAAATATAAATACTTTTGTTTATCAAAAAATGCAGCCTGATATCACAGGACCTGGACTGAATATTCTGGCAGCATGGTCTCCGGTGGCTACCGAAGCCACCGTTGAACAACAATCTGTCGACTATAACATCATTTCAGGAACATCTATGTCTTGTCCACACATATCGGCCGTTGCAGCAATAATCAAATCTTACCATCCAACTTGGTCTCCTGCCGCTATAATGTCCGCAATAATGACAACAGGTAGGTTTTTTATCGTCTCGAAAactaaaaacattaaaatttgtttgaaatatgaaggaaaaaaaaaaagactctTATGATGCCTTTGTTATGATGTTACAGCAACAGTAATTGATAACACAAACCACCTCATAGGAAGAGATCCAAATGGAACTCAAACAACTCCATTCGACTACGGATCCGGACACATTAATCCACTTGCATCGCTCAATCCGGGACTAGTATACGATTTTGATTCCCAAGACGCTCTCAATTTTCTCTGCAGCAATGGAGCTAGTCCATCGCAGCTTAAAAACATCACTGGTGAACTTACTCAATGCCAAAAATCTCCTACACCTTCCTACAACTTCAACTACCCTTCAATTGGTGTATCGAATTTGAATGGAAGTTTATCTGTTTATCGAACCGTTACATACTATGGTCGCGAACCAGCAGTGTATGTTGCAGGTGTTGAAAATCCATCTGGTGTGAATGTTAAAGTTACACCAGTGGGATTGAAGTTCTCGAAAACAGGAGAGAGGATAACTTTTAGGATTGATATTGTCCCTTTCAAGAATAGTAATGGAAACTTTGTGTTTGGTGCCTTGACATGGAAGAATGGTAGACAAAATGTAAGGAGTCCTATTGGTGTTAATGTAGTATCTACATAGAGTTAAGTGATTATTGGCTTGTACTACAAGAAAATGCATTTTCATCAGTTTCAATATGCAAAAATATATTGTTTTGATGATTTACATGTGATACTGATCCTAATAAAAGATCTTGTGCTTTGAAGTATTGATAGTTGTTGTAAtatcagtattattattattagaatatttTGAATATCATACAGCTCATTATGAGCTGCTGTCTTGTACAGGTCATTATGACTAAATTAGCATTTATAGGGAGAATAATTACCCTTCCCTTATTTAGATAGATTTATAGTCTATAAATACCTCTTAtgtattctttacaaaatatataaaatattccaTATTTCTACATGGTATCAGAGCACCCGATTCTAGGGGCTCTGCTTCCACGCTCAAAACACTAGCCGTTTTTATTACGATCCTTTTTTTTTAGGTTCTCTTTCTCTTGGAACCCTAGTGATCTTGGTGACTTTGTAGCCGTCGTGCACCGCTCAACCGCCGGTGCAGATCCGAACTGTTTCACCTTCATTGCTGTTTTTCAGGACAACCTTCATTGCTGTACCTCTGTTTTTCAGGACAACCTTCATTGTTGTACCTCTATTTCTTGTTGATTGCAGCCTTTGATTGTCATCTTTGTTGGTGTTTCTCGTTGGCAGCCCTTCAATCCTCTCCTAACAGTAGATCTCAATCCTCTCTTGGCTCGAGACGGTTTGTTTCTCTTTATGGACTCCTTAAGTAAGTTCTCTAACACTAGTTCTCTAACAATGACTGGTAAGAACTCTAGCTTCTTAGCTTTAAATGCCTCTTGTTCTAAAGATATATGGATTATTGACTCTGGTGCAACCGATCACATGACTCCATATATGTCATATCTCTCTTCTTATTCATCTTTACCTAATAAACGCCATATTACCGTTGCAAATTGGTCCCAAACCCCGATTGTCGGATCTGGTAACATTCGCCTAAGCCTATCTCTCCATCTAAATCATGTGCTTCATGTCCCTAAGCTTTCTAACAATCTTTTGTCCATCCATAAACTCACTAAAGACTTGAACTGTGCTGTGACCTTTTTTCATTCTCATTGTGTTTTTCAGGACCTTGCCACAGGGAAGACAATTGGAATTGCTGAGGAACATAACAGGTTATATTGTCTACCTCATAAGGAAAGCAAGTGTCATCTGGCTGGTTCAGAGTCATGGGCAAATACTCAAATATGGCTCCAACACAGGCGTCTTGGACATCCTCCTTTCTGCATGCTCAAGTCTTTATTCCCTCACTTATTTACCAAAGTGTCAGCTGATTCCTTTCATTGCGATGTGTGTCGGTTTGCCAAATCCCATCGAGCAACCTATTCCCGTAGTGATACTAGGAGTGTCGAACCCTTTGATCTTGTTCATTCTGATGTATGGGGGCCTTCATCCATTTCCAATATTTCGGGTGCAAAATGGTATGTTACTTTTATTGATGACCGTACTCGGGTTACATGGGTTTTTCTTATGAAAGATAAGTCTGAAGTATGTCAATTGTTTGCTAACTTTTTCCAAATGGTTAAAACACAATTTGGGAAACCTATTAAAAGTTTACGGTCAGATAATGGTAAGGAGTATGTAAACCAAAATCTTCACAATTTTCTCAAAACTAATGGTGTTGTTCATGAGTTGACTTGTGTTGACACTCCACAAAAAAATGGGGTTGCTGAAAGGAAAAATCGTCATCTTCTTGAAATCACCCGAGCATTACGCTTTCAAATGAATGTTCCTAAATTTTATTAGGGGGAAATTGTCTTGACCTCTACTTATTTAATCAATAGGATACCTTCTAGGGTGTTATCTGGTGTTAGTCCTGTGCAGGTCCTGACTCGATTCtatcctgaaggatagaaaaacacttagaaaggggggggggggttgaataagtgtagctttaaaacttgtaagataaaaactatttgcacaatgatttttatcctggttcgttgttaactaaactactccagtccacccccttggagtgatttacctcacctgaggatttaatccactaatcacacaagattacaatggttttccacttagacaacttctaagtcttctagagtatactgatcacaacctgatcactctaggaacaaactgcttagataccctctaagactttcaagagtattctgatcaacaacctgatcactctagttcttacaaattaatgtaaacaaattcttttaagagttacaatgcttcttaaaaagctattatcacaactgtgattttctcttaagtttaagcttaatctcactaatatattacaacagcaatgtagtgaggttggagatgaagtttgagagctttttgaatttgacagcgtttctgtatttttgcgtaagagttgtattcagcttctcatcaaaacttctatttataggcgtttgagaagatgaccgttgggagcatttaatgctttgcgtattccgtacagcattgcatttaatgtttcactcttttgtcaactacctcgagccttgctttcgctgtgtctactgacgttgcctttgatagctactaacgttccttttgtcagtcagcatagcctgccaccttgtacttgcttctgatctgatgtttgtgtaaacaacgtttgaatatcgtcagagtcaaacagcttggtgcagagcatcttcgtgtcttctgaccttgaagtgcttcttagcgtgataccatgagaacttcagtgcttctgcttctgatctcaagtccttctgatgcttccatagaccatgttctgattctgcttgaccatcttctgatgtcttgccagaccatgttctgatgttgcatgctgaaccttctgagtcagtgcttcttgcgctgattttgtgcatactctttatgtgattcctaaaatggaaattgcataggattagagtaccacattatctcatacaaaattcatatatattgttatcatcaaaactaagaatattgatcagaacaaatcttgttctaacaatctccccctttttgatgatgacaaaaacatatataaatgatatgaatttgcaatcaaaaTATCAGACggttaaagacaattacacagttatagcataagcatataaacatagtgtgtgaatatgtctccccctgagattaacaatctccccctgagataaataatctccccctgaaataaataccgaaagaaatttctaaataaaggacttccctgagtattttccatttcagttgagacgatcacatatgcttagatcttcagaacattcatagcttctgcttcttgaatttcttcttgaaccattgcatgctagattgtatcagaacattgttgaatgtaccagagcatcatcagagcatctctacatcctgaaatgttacagaacaaactacacgacaaaggtcagagcatgaatgaatcagaacataaaatatgtatcagagcaaaaacaataatgtttcagagcatatttagaacaaaaacatgcatcagcacatataaggaataagaatgagttagagcatattctatcatcagaatatcttaacatcctttcttcttgctttcgatcttgaagcttcatagcactcagcttgcttcaatttccatgagcttgtttccatacaaaattgcttttccccatgtctttgcttctcatgttgagctttttagaatatcctgcaaaacactcaaagacatagaacttgcaagttctgttagaaatgtgaagactttctcccagcaactgataaaataaatcagatcatttatcacagtttctccccctttttgtcataacatcaaaaacacaaaagattcagatgaaaaacaaaacaatatgagagaaaaaagaggataattttcattgattgcaaaagagaattatcagaagatacaaaggaGATGCaaggaagacagatgcaagaaataaagaaacaactaagacacaatagactaagacgaccctagcttagacataatcttggccagcatgtcatgaatcccagcattgctctcagtctgcctctccatgaatgagcgaaactcatcattaataacatcttgcttgtccatacgagaagctagctcagcctgattcttctaaataacctctagagtcttcaccagaagagagggttcaccagaagagagggttcacaacttctgtccagagggacagcaatctcaactgcagcttccattgtcagatcatcatcatgattttcctcaacaggaatagtctcagcaggatgatcttcagcatcagcttctcccatagaagcatcttcttcatattctggagcaggaagatcagaatctccattctcgagagcttgaagaatggcagcaagattccttggagcagaaggaccttcaacttctggaggatcaacaacttctggaatgaccaaatctGGTGCCtcttcagaaggattctccctcagaaagtcaaatagtgacttgaagtctccagtcagaactagaTACCtaggtctccaaaccacaatctccctgcaaggattgatGTTTAGCTCATTAGAAACTTGTGcttctgcaagttcatcaatgaattccttttcttcaaaaatatatctccctccaagacgactgaaccagaagtcttcatagtgcctcagaattccacaaggtcgtggagcaagttctacacaaatttcctgaagttcttgaAAACAAGCATCTACTTTTCTTCTGAAAATTCtccagaattttcgcatagcaacatcatttaatccagcatgaTGAGCTATTCTGAGggtatcaaagactcttctgacattcctctttaccatttcatagattacaccaatagggtatgctcagcgagattttattttggttattggaGAATCTGGTtttgggacagaatagggttgaggttctctatcaagacagaaggatgattctgcttcattctcagaatctaacactaccagctcagcttcaggacgaggcttgggtgtgtaattgcagtcacagagcaattgctcatgtgatgcagaatctggaaggtcAGATAGAGAAGGATTATTTTGGgaggtagaaggaatgggttcatagtttgcatgaggtgggggttgagaaatggatatatttgtgtgaggtggaaagagagtttgaaggggatGAATATCAAGAACAGGGTTTTCAAGGTCCTGGTCAGAAGCAATGTTGGTTGTGGATGGAGATGGaggaatgggaacatttgtgatAGGTGAATGAGGAGGGGTGAGAGCATTGGTtaaaggagaagaaggaggtgtgagaacatggatgtttatgggtgattctgatggggctttttctggttgattttctggttcaggggtttgagcaaaatttattggtgcaacttctgatcGTAAAgaaggaacagaatcaggtttaGAGAGATGTATACTtttggacaccttctgaattgcttcaaacacagcctcaagcttcCTCTGCTTCTTAttcttctgctcttccacaatctttgcctttccAAGAGAAAGTTCTCTTCTTATGGCAGATTCCAGtctctccttctcattatcaacagccttctgaccttcaactacttgagttgttggtccttgaataatttcttcttgctgattcacagtttctgcttgctgattcacagcttcttgagcttcttcttcatccgaagcttcaatgatcaattttctttttcttgtcttcttcttttcaacagccttcccatcttccacattcttatttttcatctttctcctcttcttcttcttctcagcagtctctttttcaCTATCTTTTTTTCAACTAAAACTTCCTGAACTttttcagcaacaacttcttcttgagcagctttcttaacaacaatagtagcagcagctacactatggactaccttctcctggttaacagagggatgatcaaattttcgctttgtccttctttccttcttgacaatagcatcaggtgcagcttctgaaacatcttctgaagcagcaggcctggaaatggaaactttcttgcgaccacctttagcaggagcatctttgtctttttcttccttgagtgagttcagatatttagttctgactcctggcagctcacttctgaagaaggattcaaagtcagcaagaacaggtTCTCTTCTGCTTCtagctccaggaagaggttgaggggtttgtcTGATAGCTTCAATAATACTCATCTTTCgcaaggtgagagcattcaagcagcttccagtatcaacaacaagatctttgatgatcccttgagcttccaagtcctcaacaatcttggaatgaaccggaaggtttgtaataattcttccaaaaggaataatagtacacttctttgttttgaaggcatttctggaatccctcacagcagtccacatgtggttgaagattatgtagataatatcaaccttcttctgagtggaaatgcaatacagaatgtatttctgctcattgttgactaaatctgcagaatgggttgaCTTCctatgatagaaacaccccagaagaatcttggtccagattttgtagagatccctCATGTTCTTGACACGCTTTGTTTTCTTCACGTCTGGATAAAGAGTAGCCAAAACCTcttcccaatcagccctttgatcaatttcatgagcaccctcagggtttattaggtcaaacatcattctcaaaatgttttcagtaacaaccacaaacttcccatgaacaaaAGACATAATTGATTTAGGGGCTACAACAacgtgcacccaaaattcctttacaagttctgggtaaaccggtccacagaactcagcaaataatgaagtccatccttgaaatatgatatcttctttaaggtgaaactcatgttcttcaagactatcaaagtctaccataagttcacagataacttccaactcctttttgggaatagaaCAAGAGATCACAGGAAcaatttgttgttcttcttcttgaagatgaagaggaacagaggaaccagcgttgagagatgatgaagcagccattgaaacagtgcTGAGATTACAAGAAACTTTTCTGGGTAtgcgtttagggtttgagaaaagggcaaagaggttgcaaaaatgcatgcacaaagagagagagagaatgggagcgaaaaagatgaacgttatgatttgaaatatatttatagaggcggatttgaaaaagaatgcaattaaattatgagaataaacagttacag contains:
- the LOC131605003 gene encoding subtilisin-like serine-protease S, translated to MGFTTTLTLTFLLFIRYTLVNGSTPKHYIIYMGDHSHPNTESVIRANHEILASVTGSLSDAKATALHHYSKSFRGFSAMITPDQANKLAEYDSVVSVFESKTSKLHTTHSWDFLRLGIVYNSRHIAVDSTSNVIVGVIDSGVWPESESFNDYGIGPVPEKFKGECVTGDEFTLANCNNKIIGARFYSKGFEAENGPLEDVVNKVFFRSARDSDGHGTHTASTIAGSIVANASLFGIAKGTARGGAPSARLSIYKACWFGFCSDADVLSAIDDAIHDGVDILSLSFGPNPPQPNYFEDAVSVGAFHAFQKGILVSASAGNSVFPRTACNVAPWILTVAASSLDREFSSNIYLGNSKVLKGFSLNPIKMESFHGLIYGSAAAASGVPATNASFCKSNTLDPTLINGKIVICTIETFIDNREEKSIIVKQGGGVGMILIDHNAKEVGFQFVIPSTIIGQDAVEELQAYINTDKNPIAKIIPTITVVGTKPAPEVAAFSSMGPNIITPDIIKPDITGPGLNILAAWSPVATEATVEQQSVDYNIISGTSMSCPHISAVAAIIKSYHPTWSPAAIMSAIMTTATVIDNTNHLIGRDPNGTQTTPFDYGSGHINPLASLNPGLVYDFDSQDALNFLCSNGASPSQLKNITGELTQCQKSPTPSYNFNYPSIGVSNLNGSLSVYRTVTYYGREPAVYVAGVENPSGVNVKVTPVGLKFSKTGERITFRIDIVPFKNSNGNFVFGALTWKNGRQNVRSPIGVNVVST